A portion of the Clostridium gelidum genome contains these proteins:
- the ablB gene encoding putative beta-lysine N-acetyltransferase produces MLLDLPKMEEIQIKNGSAKIKFDEFNQRVKILSFKGDLEDLMNQLTVYENKCTIGKIFSIIPKEDIDVYKSQGFIIEAKIDQFLNGQPAYFLSKFLTSKRKTSMHLPEEEEVLIRSREYISEDYINPTYEQYTIRDVRKEDADELAKLYDEVFETYPSPLNNSTYIQFAMDHNVFFKVAVYENKIVSAASADTDPINLNAEITDCATSKSFTGHGLIGRLIFELEKDLKTRNYKVLYSTARAISTGMNIVFAKHDYVYGGRLINHCHICGQLENMNIWCKVF; encoded by the coding sequence ATGCTTTTAGATTTACCAAAAATGGAAGAAATACAAATAAAGAATGGAAGTGCTAAAATTAAGTTTGATGAGTTCAATCAAAGAGTTAAAATTCTAAGTTTTAAAGGTGATTTGGAAGATTTAATGAATCAGCTTACAGTTTATGAAAACAAATGTACTATTGGCAAAATATTTTCTATAATTCCTAAAGAAGATATAGATGTCTATAAGTCCCAAGGTTTTATAATTGAAGCAAAGATTGATCAATTCCTTAATGGGCAGCCAGCGTATTTTTTATCTAAGTTTCTTACATCTAAGCGGAAAACCAGTATGCATTTGCCAGAAGAAGAAGAAGTACTCATTAGATCAAGAGAGTATATTAGTGAAGATTATATCAATCCAACCTATGAACAATACACAATTAGAGATGTAAGAAAAGAAGATGCTGATGAATTAGCTAAGCTGTATGATGAAGTATTTGAAACTTATCCTTCACCTTTGAATAACTCAACTTATATCCAGTTTGCCATGGACCATAATGTCTTTTTTAAAGTAGCCGTTTATGAAAATAAGATAGTAAGTGCTGCTTCTGCTGATACAGACCCAATTAATCTGAATGCAGAAATTACAGATTGTGCAACGAGTAAGTCATTTACGGGACATGGTCTTATTGGACGTTTAATTTTTGAGCTTGAAAAAGATTTGAAAACAAGGAACTATAAAGTACTTTATAGTACAGCTAGAGCTATTTCAACAGGTATGAATATTGTCTTTGCCAAACATGATTATGTATATGGAGGTAGACTTATAAATCATTGTCATATTTGTGGTCAGTTGGAAAATATGAATATATGGTGTAAGGTATTTTAA
- a CDS encoding 2-isopropylmalate synthase produces the protein MENFQKYKKMYFMPPVVTHDWVKKDYIDKAPRWCSVDLRDGNQALIEPMSLEEKLEFFNMLVKIGFKEIEVGFPASSETEYEFIRTLIEKNMIPEDVSIQVLTQSRKHIIKRTFEAVKGAPHAVIHLYNSVSVAQREQVFGKSKEEIKKLAVDGAKLLKKIAEEENGNYSFQYSPESFPGTEVDYALEVCNAVLDVWKPTKEKKVIINIPTTVENAMPHVFACQVEYIHKNLKYREAVTLCLHPHNDRGSGVSDAEFGILAGADRVEGTLFGNGERTGNVDIITVAMNLYSHGVDPKLNFRNMIEICETYEKLTRMQVSMRQPYAGELVFTAFSGSHQDAISKGMKWRENKECKNWDVPYLPIDPMDVGRQYDSDVIRINSQSGKGGVAYILQKNFGISLPKEMQEDFGYTVKDVSDKAHKELTPEGIYKIFEEKYIRNSHVFQVPECHFRQGTEMTADTTICHGGKTECVTAQGNGRLDAVSNAIKLYFQIDYELEVYAEHSLSRGSSSKAVTYVGIKCHDRLYWGVGIETDIINSSIAALAVAVNQLEEIKNMKRSDERMTEVLSYIQSNYKTVTLEKLSETFYLSKPYLSKYIKESTNITFGDIVKQIRMDKAKSLLKGSGMTVENIAEQVGYQNVEHFLRLFKKAYGMTPVEFRNNIPNQNS, from the coding sequence ATGGAAAATTTTCAAAAATATAAAAAAATGTATTTTATGCCACCAGTAGTGACACATGATTGGGTAAAGAAAGATTATATAGATAAGGCTCCTAGATGGTGCAGCGTGGATTTACGTGATGGAAACCAAGCATTAATTGAGCCTATGAGCTTAGAAGAAAAATTAGAATTCTTTAATATGTTGGTAAAGATAGGTTTTAAGGAAATTGAAGTAGGATTTCCAGCATCTTCTGAAACAGAATATGAGTTTATAAGAACATTGATTGAGAAAAACATGATTCCAGAAGATGTTTCAATTCAGGTATTAACTCAGTCCAGAAAACATATTATTAAAAGAACTTTTGAAGCAGTTAAAGGAGCACCACATGCTGTGATTCATTTATATAACTCAGTATCTGTTGCTCAAAGAGAGCAAGTCTTTGGCAAATCTAAGGAAGAAATTAAAAAGCTTGCTGTAGATGGAGCCAAGCTTTTGAAAAAAATAGCAGAAGAAGAAAATGGTAATTATTCATTTCAATATAGCCCAGAAAGTTTTCCGGGAACAGAAGTAGATTATGCACTAGAAGTGTGTAATGCAGTTTTAGATGTTTGGAAACCAACAAAAGAAAAGAAGGTAATTATTAATATTCCTACTACGGTTGAAAATGCAATGCCACACGTATTTGCGTGTCAGGTTGAATATATTCATAAAAATTTAAAATATAGGGAAGCTGTAACTTTATGTTTGCATCCACATAATGATAGAGGGTCTGGGGTAAGTGATGCAGAATTTGGCATACTTGCAGGAGCTGATAGAGTAGAAGGAACTCTATTTGGAAATGGGGAGAGAACAGGTAATGTAGATATAATTACAGTTGCTATGAATCTTTATTCTCATGGAGTAGATCCTAAATTAAACTTTAGAAATATGATTGAAATATGCGAAACTTATGAAAAGTTGACTAGAATGCAAGTAAGTATGCGCCAGCCTTATGCTGGTGAATTGGTGTTCACTGCTTTTTCAGGTTCACATCAAGATGCTATTTCAAAGGGAATGAAATGGCGTGAAAATAAAGAATGTAAGAATTGGGATGTTCCATATTTACCTATTGATCCAATGGATGTTGGACGTCAATATGACTCTGATGTTATCCGTATTAACAGTCAATCGGGAAAGGGTGGCGTAGCTTATATATTACAAAAGAATTTCGGAATTTCACTTCCAAAAGAGATGCAAGAAGATTTTGGATATACAGTTAAGGATGTATCAGATAAAGCTCATAAAGAATTAACACCTGAAGGTATTTATAAGATTTTTGAAGAGAAATATATTCGTAACTCTCATGTGTTTCAAGTTCCAGAATGTCATTTTAGACAAGGCACAGAAATGACAGCAGATACTACAATTTGCCACGGTGGGAAAACAGAGTGTGTAACAGCTCAAGGAAATGGAAGATTAGATGCGGTTAGTAATGCAATAAAACTTTATTTTCAAATTGATTATGAACTAGAAGTATATGCAGAACATTCATTATCTAGAGGTTCATCTTCAAAAGCAGTCACTTATGTAGGAATAAAATGTCATGATAGGCTTTATTGGGGAGTGGGAATAGAAACCGATATTATTAATTCTTCTATTGCAGCCTTAGCAGTAGCAGTCAATCAATTAGAAGAAATTAAAAATATGAAAAGATCCGATGAAAGAATGACAGAAGTACTAAGCTATATTCAATCTAATTATAAGACTGTCACATTAGAAAAACTTTCAGAAACATTTTATTTGTCTAAGCCTTACTTATCAAAATATATTAAGGAAAGCACAAATATTACATTTGGAGATATAGTAAAGCAAATTAGAATGGATAAGGCAAAGAGTTTATTAAAAGGAAGCGGGATGACAGTAGAGAATATTGCAGAGCAAGTAGGATATCAAAATGTAGAACACTTTTTGAGATTATTTAAAAAAGCATATGGAATGACGCCAGTAGAATTTAGAAATAATATACCTAATCAAAATAGCTAA
- the yaaA gene encoding peroxide stress protein YaaA — protein sequence MLKIIVSPAKKMKVNTEFEIHNMPCFLDKTKFLMRYMQGLSYDEAKSLWTCNDKIAELSFEYYLNMRITERLTPAILSYEGIQYKYMAPNVFDIEQWDYIENHLYILSGFYGLLKPLDGIVPYRLEMQSAVKLSGYGDLYDYWGDSLYNKLYEDTDIVLNLASKEYSKCIENYLSDKVQFISITFGEYKEGKIITKGTLAKMARGEMVRYMADEKIENVSEIKNFNRLGYRYRPEVSNNKNMVFIKE from the coding sequence ATGTTAAAAATTATTGTATCGCCAGCGAAAAAGATGAAAGTAAATACAGAATTTGAGATACATAATATGCCCTGTTTTTTAGATAAAACTAAATTTTTAATGAGATATATGCAAGGACTAAGTTATGATGAGGCTAAAAGCTTATGGACATGCAATGATAAGATTGCTGAATTAAGTTTTGAATACTACTTAAATATGAGAATTACAGAAAGACTCACACCAGCAATATTGTCATATGAAGGAATTCAATATAAGTATATGGCTCCAAATGTATTTGATATTGAACAATGGGACTACATTGAAAACCATTTGTATATTCTTTCTGGATTTTATGGATTACTTAAGCCACTTGACGGCATCGTGCCTTACCGCCTTGAAATGCAGTCTGCGGTCAAGCTTTCAGGCTATGGCGATTTATATGATTATTGGGGTGATAGCTTATACAATAAATTATATGAGGATACAGATATCGTATTGAATCTTGCATCCAAAGAGTATAGTAAATGCATTGAAAATTATCTGAGTGATAAAGTACAGTTCATATCAATTACGTTTGGCGAATATAAGGAAGGTAAAATTATAACCAAGGGAACCTTAGCAAAAATGGCTAGAGGAGAGATGGTTCGATACATGGCTGATGAAAAGATTGAGAATGTATCAGAAATAAAAAACTTTAACAGGCTTGGTTATCGATACAGGCCAGAAGTATCAAACAATAAAAACATGGTTTTCATAAAAGAATAG
- the bcp gene encoding thioredoxin-dependent thiol peroxidase, translating to MLELGTKAPEFTLLNQDGEEVSLSDFKGKKIVLYFYSKDNTAGCTKQACGFAEIYPDFLEKGAEVIGVSKDSVESHKKFADKYNLKFTLLSDMDKNVIQSYDVWKEKNMYGKKSMGVVRTTYLIDEEGMITKAFTKVNATKNPADMLENI from the coding sequence ATGCTAGAATTAGGAACAAAAGCACCAGAATTTACTTTATTAAATCAAGACGGGGAGGAAGTATCTCTCTCGGACTTTAAAGGGAAAAAAATTGTACTGTATTTTTATTCTAAAGATAATACCGCTGGATGTACCAAACAAGCATGCGGATTTGCAGAAATATATCCAGACTTTCTAGAAAAAGGTGCAGAAGTTATCGGAGTAAGTAAGGATTCTGTAGAATCCCACAAAAAGTTTGCAGATAAATATAATTTGAAATTTACACTGCTTTCAGATATGGATAAAAATGTTATTCAATCATACGATGTGTGGAAAGAAAAGAATATGTATGGTAAGAAATCCATGGGTGTTGTAAGAACCACATATTTGATAGATGAAGAAGGCATGATTACGAAAGCATTTACTAAGGTGAATGCTACAAAAAATCCTGCAGATATGTTAGAAAATATCTAG
- a CDS encoding VCBS repeat-containing protein, producing the protein MYNSFFRDDMTVQSIVSFSSGDVNGDGIPDNVYLTGIKTSDSPFTQNITLVIQDGRTGRFISIPLSDNLGYNPRLFLGEFTGDGIDDIFISIDSGGSGAIMYHYIYSFINNTPRLMFDFNSYTEEYNYEVTYKDNYKAQVISRKNNKNYIIDISTSRDDEYLHEIYYENGKLKSPISGFVNPLSGLYPVDFDSNNVYELLAYQKIAGRYNADSLGYVLNTLKWKDNMFILDNQYVAIF; encoded by the coding sequence ATGTATAATAGTTTTTTCAGAGATGACATGACAGTCCAAAGTATCGTTTCCTTCTCAAGCGGAGATGTAAATGGTGATGGAATACCTGATAATGTGTATTTAACAGGTATAAAAACATCAGATAGTCCATTTACTCAAAACATTACCCTTGTAATACAGGATGGGAGAACAGGCAGATTTATTAGCATTCCTCTGAGTGACAATTTAGGATATAACCCAAGGCTTTTTTTAGGAGAATTTACTGGAGATGGTATCGATGATATCTTCATAAGTATTGATTCAGGTGGAAGTGGTGCAATAATGTATCATTACATTTATTCCTTTATAAATAATACTCCACGATTGATGTTTGATTTTAATTCATACACCGAGGAATATAACTATGAAGTTACTTATAAGGATAACTACAAGGCTCAGGTTATCAGTAGAAAAAATAATAAAAACTACATTATAGATATATCTACTAGTAGAGATGATGAGTATCTACATGAAATATATTACGAGAACGGTAAGCTGAAAAGTCCCATTAGCGGATTTGTAAATCCTTTAAGTGGCTTATATCCAGTAGATTTTGATTCAAATAATGTATATGAGCTGCTAGCTTATCAAAAGATAGCTGGAAGATATAACGCAGACTCTTTAGGCTATGTTTTAAATACCTTAAAGTGGAAAGATAATATGTTTATTTTAGATAATCAGTATGTAGCAATTTTTTAA
- a CDS encoding MerR family transcriptional regulator, with amino-acid sequence MNEDFKKYFITGEFAKLCNVKKQTLFHYDDIGLFSPEIKDENGYRYYSVQQFEVFNVILILKEIGMPLKEIKYYLDNKTPEALIDLFENKITQVNKEMENLKRIRKFMKNKIDITKKACVIDYSKITLEILNEEHLVLSRLIENLSYKDYLKAVSEHMDYCNEHQLTAGYSISLIINRDNIFKGVSDNYSYIYTKLETNSKIKSTFTRSKGLYAVAYHQGSYTTIDKTYKKLIVFFNSANLKIGKYAYEEYILDETTMKGFENYLTQILVEIEGH; translated from the coding sequence ATGAATGAAGATTTTAAAAAGTATTTTATTACTGGAGAATTTGCTAAGCTATGTAATGTAAAAAAGCAAACTCTTTTTCACTATGATGATATTGGACTTTTTTCACCTGAAATAAAAGATGAAAATGGGTATAGATATTATTCTGTGCAGCAATTTGAAGTGTTTAACGTAATTCTTATTCTTAAGGAAATTGGAATGCCTTTAAAAGAAATTAAATATTATTTAGACAATAAAACTCCAGAGGCATTGATAGACTTATTTGAAAATAAAATAACTCAAGTTAATAAAGAAATGGAAAATCTTAAAAGAATTCGTAAATTCATGAAAAACAAAATTGATATAACTAAAAAAGCTTGTGTTATTGATTATTCTAAAATCACCTTAGAAATTTTAAATGAAGAGCATTTAGTGTTAAGCAGATTAATTGAAAATCTCAGTTATAAAGATTATTTGAAAGCTGTATCAGAGCATATGGATTATTGCAATGAACATCAATTAACTGCAGGGTATTCTATCAGTTTAATTATAAACAGGGACAATATTTTTAAAGGTGTTTCTGACAACTATTCTTACATCTATACCAAACTAGAGACTAATAGCAAAATCAAATCTACTTTCACCAGATCAAAAGGCTTGTATGCTGTAGCATATCATCAAGGCAGCTATACAACAATTGATAAAACCTATAAGAAACTTATAGTTTTTTTTAATTCAGCCAACTTGAAAATTGGCAAATATGCTTATGAAGAATATATTTTAGATGAGACAACAATGAAAGGTTTTGAGAATTATTTAACTCAAATTTTAGTGGAAATTGAAGGGCATTAA
- a CDS encoding DEAD/DEAH box helicase family protein has product MNIENSIIFINDEDKTEEVAGCYQIEDDKIEVELNNGESNIYDNSQVKLSIKCEPIEIKNVVIYENKVQMSNILKVIIFDEFDKIRIIFENGSSKLYSRDQLDIKDNGLFEPVVENNFRYLREISKQLDLYNDYNGVSKIFEDISVINPNSALVNYLNPKSIEIRDDFDFAIYPFGFDLNQKEAVEKALSSQINIIESSSVTSRTEVILNITATAVLEGKSVAIVTKDDFSVLKYLEILKQSDIDFTVNHLKENETNSFQNNCEQWIIRNSGSKFESENLSDKKADLVSIQNGLVEKLENQTKIESLEIQKYYSLTEKTNLEKAIGTEKVKIPDSLLSFSQEKILAFKEEYSLIIKTQGHISFWRKIIFIFKYNILDFSFYNIKFEILENALNEVYNDLKIDGIDDEIKLIKNNLDKSKIDSEIEKIKEKSMEILKCGLYECFKNSEEMNISKGEGESEPLKKKRNYPIVTSAIDFFINSIDNKCIFDYVILDEASDMDIVTGALAFARGKNIIVIDDLNQLQTRLDDTIANGLMEIFDMNEVNPGYKYIDNSLISSLDQLFEQVPKTVLTNEHRPL; this is encoded by the coding sequence TTGAATATTGAAAATAGTATAATTTTTATAAATGATGAAGATAAAACAGAAGAGGTAGCAGGCTGTTATCAAATAGAAGATGATAAAATTGAAGTGGAATTAAATAATGGTGAAAGTAATATTTATGATAATAGCCAAGTTAAGCTTAGTATAAAATGTGAACCTATTGAAATTAAGAATGTTGTAATATATGAAAATAAAGTTCAAATGTCAAATATTTTAAAGGTAATAATTTTTGATGAATTTGATAAAATAAGAATTATTTTCGAAAATGGAAGCAGTAAGTTATACTCAAGAGATCAATTAGATATTAAGGATAATGGACTTTTTGAACCTGTTGTAGAGAATAATTTTAGGTATCTTAGAGAGATTTCAAAGCAGCTTGATTTATATAATGATTATAATGGAGTAAGTAAAATATTTGAAGATATATCTGTGATAAATCCTAACAGTGCACTTGTAAATTATTTAAATCCAAAATCAATTGAAATAAGAGATGATTTTGATTTTGCAATATATCCCTTTGGGTTTGATTTAAATCAAAAAGAAGCAGTAGAAAAAGCTCTTAGTAGTCAAATAAACATTATAGAGAGCTCATCTGTAACAAGCAGAACTGAGGTTATTTTAAATATTACTGCAACTGCTGTTTTAGAGGGGAAAAGTGTAGCAATAGTAACTAAGGATGATTTTTCAGTATTAAAATATCTAGAAATACTTAAACAATCAGATATTGATTTTACTGTGAATCATTTAAAAGAGAATGAAACAAACAGTTTTCAAAATAATTGTGAACAGTGGATTATTAGAAATTCCGGCAGCAAGTTTGAGAGTGAAAATCTATCTGATAAAAAAGCAGATTTGGTCAGTATTCAAAATGGGTTAGTTGAAAAATTGGAAAATCAAACTAAAATTGAAAGTTTAGAAATACAAAAGTACTATTCATTAACTGAAAAAACTAATCTCGAAAAAGCTATTGGAACCGAAAAAGTTAAAATACCAGATTCTCTGCTTAGCTTTAGCCAAGAGAAGATTTTAGCCTTTAAGGAAGAATATAGCTTGATTATTAAAACGCAAGGACATATCAGCTTTTGGCGAAAAATAATATTTATATTCAAATATAATATTTTGGATTTTAGTTTCTATAATATTAAATTTGAAATATTAGAAAATGCTTTAAATGAAGTTTATAATGATTTAAAAATTGATGGGATAGATGATGAAATAAAATTAATAAAGAATAATTTAGATAAGAGTAAAATTGACAGTGAAATAGAAAAAATCAAAGAGAAATCAATGGAAATATTAAAGTGCGGTCTATATGAATGCTTTAAAAATAGTGAAGAAATGAACATTTCCAAAGGAGAAGGAGAAAGCGAACCATTAAAGAAAAAAAGAAACTATCCTATAGTAACTTCAGCAATAGATTTCTTTATAAATTCAATTGATAATAAGTGTATTTTTGATTATGTGATTCTTGACGAAGCTTCAGATATGGATATAGTTACAGGTGCTTTAGCTTTTGCAAGAGGAAAAAACATTATTGTAATTGATGATTTGAACCAGCTGCAAACCCGATTGGATGATACTATAGCTAATGGACTTATGGAAATTTTTGATATGAATGAAGTAAATCCAGGATATAAATATATAGACAATTCATTAATATCCTCACTTGACCAATTATTTGAACAAGTTCCCAAAACAGTTCTAACTAATGAGCACAGACCCTTATAG
- a CDS encoding PAS domain-containing sensor histidine kinase, with protein sequence MSNINNNRYRNILGTIAIVKFGILLFISIISINEINNKEGIGNLILNGYNIVLMPILLSVIFLFWTFSYIYMFKFRDIKSVQIVEDCIFIIMLSVLILLSNTYQSQYKYLFLFSIISSTISLGKKYGVIVASISSFIVLFIDLFFAPHLTVNIYFENDLMLSMGYIMVAWILGEYKRFESDQREILEAELKEQVKQQVKQHNYIEEILLKNEDCYNLLIKYSYYSILIHDAERILYINENALKLFGVNTLEEINEEPMFTLYDVDDEMKLEERCLDIIQNKKSNVSFEGKVINKDGKIINVHYTSTYCVYGKTPVILTIVRDITSEKEVQELKKEVKENIKLLNETQEQNKFITEFFSNISHELKTPLNVIFSSLQLMNTYNDEEIVKNRKKYLHIMKQNCYRLIRLVNNLLDIVKYDSGFIAPNMQNEDIVYVVETIVMSIVPYAENNGIELIFDTNTEEKIIAFDGDKIERIILNLISNALKFTDIGGSIYVVITENKDKVYISVKDTGIGIPADKKDFIFGRFRQVDKTLKRNNEGTGIGLSLVKSFVELHGGEIKLESELGHGSEFTVVLPSKQVSKTKLETEIRDNIVERVNMELSDIYIEGFKDS encoded by the coding sequence GTGAGTAATATCAACAATAACAGATACAGGAACATACTTGGAACTATTGCTATTGTAAAATTTGGCATTTTATTATTTATTTCAATAATAAGTATTAATGAAATAAATAATAAAGAAGGTATAGGGAATCTAATATTAAATGGCTATAACATAGTGCTTATGCCTATATTATTGAGTGTTATCTTTTTATTTTGGACATTTTCTTATATATATATGTTTAAATTTAGAGATATTAAAAGTGTCCAAATAGTAGAAGATTGTATTTTTATTATTATGCTTTCTGTTTTAATATTGTTATCAAATACATACCAAAGTCAATACAAATACTTATTTCTATTTAGCATTATTTCATCTACAATATCACTAGGTAAAAAATATGGTGTAATAGTTGCTTCAATATCATCATTTATTGTATTATTTATAGATTTATTTTTTGCTCCACACTTAACAGTAAATATATATTTTGAAAATGATTTAATGCTATCTATGGGTTACATTATGGTTGCATGGATTTTAGGCGAATATAAAAGGTTTGAAAGTGACCAAAGAGAAATATTAGAGGCAGAATTGAAAGAACAAGTAAAACAACAAGTAAAACAACATAACTACATAGAAGAAATTTTACTTAAAAATGAAGATTGTTACAATTTGTTGATTAAATATTCATATTATTCAATATTAATTCATGATGCTGAAAGAATATTATATATTAATGAAAATGCTTTGAAATTATTTGGAGTTAACACATTAGAAGAAATAAATGAAGAGCCTATGTTTACTTTATATGATGTGGATGACGAAATGAAATTAGAAGAAAGATGTTTAGATATAATTCAAAATAAAAAATCTAATGTATCTTTTGAAGGAAAGGTAATAAATAAAGACGGAAAAATTATTAATGTTCATTATACATCTACATATTGTGTTTATGGAAAAACACCAGTAATACTAACTATTGTAAGAGATATTACATCTGAAAAAGAAGTGCAAGAATTAAAAAAGGAGGTAAAAGAAAACATAAAATTATTAAATGAAACTCAGGAACAAAATAAATTCATTACTGAGTTTTTTTCAAATATATCTCACGAATTAAAGACTCCTCTAAATGTAATATTTTCATCATTGCAATTAATGAATACATATAATGATGAAGAAATAGTAAAAAATCGAAAAAAGTATTTACACATAATGAAGCAAAATTGCTATAGATTAATTAGATTAGTAAATAATTTATTAGACATAGTAAAATATGATTCTGGTTTTATTGCTCCAAATATGCAAAATGAAGACATTGTATATGTAGTTGAAACCATTGTTATGTCTATAGTGCCTTATGCTGAAAATAATGGTATAGAATTGATATTTGATACTAATACTGAGGAAAAGATTATTGCTTTTGATGGAGATAAAATAGAAAGAATAATTTTAAATTTAATTTCAAATGCATTGAAATTTACAGATATAGGAGGCAGTATATATGTGGTTATAACAGAAAATAAAGATAAAGTTTACATATCAGTTAAAGATACAGGAATAGGAATACCTGCTGATAAAAAAGATTTTATATTTGGACGATTTAGACAAGTGGACAAGACTTTGAAAAGAAATAATGAAGGCACTGGTATAGGACTTTCACTAGTTAAATCTTTTGTTGAACTCCATGGCGGTGAAATTAAACTTGAAAGTGAATTGGGTCATGGAAGTGAATTTACGGTTGTCTTACCTTCAAAGCAAGTCAGTAAAACAAAGCTTGAAACAGAAATCAGAGATAATATAGTCGAGCGAGTTAACATGGAATTGTCTGATATATATATAGAGGGCTTTAAAGATAGTTGA